CCGGCGGCATCTGCGCCCTGCTGCTGAACTGGTTCCTGCCGGAGAGCAAGGCTCACGCCTGACCTGGCGAGCTTCAGCCGACAAAGCCCGCGCCCACCCGCGCGGGCTTTTTGCTTTATCATGGCCGCATTCCTTTATTCGAGTTTTCCATGAAATTCGCCATCGCGGTTTTTTCCCCGGCCCATGCGCCCTCCTCGCGTCGCGCCCTGCGTTTCGCCGAGGCGGCGCTGGCCGACGGGCATGAGATTGCCCGGCTGTTCTTCTATCAGGACGGGGTGCACAGCGCCTCGGCCAACATCGTCGCGCCCCAGGACGAGCTGGATGTCGCTGCCCAGTGGCGGGCCTTCATCGAAGCCTGGAAACTGGACGCCGTGGTGTGTATTGCCGCCGCTTTGCGCCGGGGCGTGCTCGATCAGGCCGAAGCCACGCGTTACCAGCGCCCGGCAGTGAACCTGCCCCAGCCCTGGGAGCTTTCAGGCCTCGGCCAACTGCATGAAGCGGCGCAGTTGGCGGACCGTCTGGTCTGTTTCGGAGGCGATTGATATGGCCAAATCCTTGTTGATCATCAGCCGCCAGGCGCCGTGGCACGGCCCTAGCGCACGCGAGGCGCTGGACATCGCCCTGGCAGGCGGCGCGTTCGACCTGCCGTTGGGCATGCTGTTTCTAGATGACGGCGTATTCCAGCTGGCCCCCGGCCAGCAACCCTCTGCCGTGCAGCAGAAGAACCTCGGCGCCAATCTGCAAGCGCTGCCGATGTTCGGCGTCGAAGACCTGTATGCCTGCCAGCGCAGCCTAGCCCGCCGAGGGCTGGCCGGCGACACCCTGGAACTGCCCGTGGAAGTGCTGGACGACGCAGCACTGAAGGCCCTGATTGCCCGATACGACCAAGTGGTGACGCTCTGATGGCGA
The Pseudomonas sp. KU43P genome window above contains:
- the tusD gene encoding sulfurtransferase complex subunit TusD, which translates into the protein MKFAIAVFSPAHAPSSRRALRFAEAALADGHEIARLFFYQDGVHSASANIVAPQDELDVAAQWRAFIEAWKLDAVVCIAAALRRGVLDQAEATRYQRPAVNLPQPWELSGLGQLHEAAQLADRLVCFGGD
- the tusC gene encoding sulfurtransferase complex subunit TusC translates to MAKSLLIISRQAPWHGPSAREALDIALAGGAFDLPLGMLFLDDGVFQLAPGQQPSAVQQKNLGANLQALPMFGVEDLYACQRSLARRGLAGDTLELPVEVLDDAALKALIARYDQVVTL